Genomic segment of Acidobacteriota bacterium:
GAGGTAGCGTTGAGCCTTGCGGACATGGCGATCTTTGTTGCAGACGCAACAACTGACATCAGCGACGACGACTTGGGGATCGCGAGACTTCTTCAGAAATCAGGGAAACCATACATCTTGGTCGCCAACAAGGTCGACTCGCCAAAGCAGGAACATACCTATGACCACCTGTGGGGGCTGGGTCTCGGCCAGCCTTTTCCACTCTCTGCTCTGCACGGCCGCGGCACCGGTGACTTTCTCGACGCCGTACTTGCCGAGATGCCCGCAGTCGACGGCGACGATCCCGAAAGGGTGCCGCTGGCGTCGCTGGCCATCATGGGCCGGCCCAACGTCGGCAAGTCGACGCTGCTCAACAAACTCGCCGGCGAAGATCGAGCAATAGTTTCGGAGATCCCTGGCACCACCCGCGACCCGGTAAACATTGTCGTCGATCTCGATGGTGAGCCGTTTGAGGTGATCGACACCGCGGGGATCAAGCGACGCACGAAGATCACCGACGATGTCGAGTTCTACTCAACGCTGCGTGCCCGTGAGGTGTTGTGGCAATCTGATGTTGCACTTCTCCTCATCGACGGGACCAGGGGAGCAAGCCACCAGGAGCAGCGCCTCGCCGAAGAGATCGTGAAGTCGGGCACCGGTCTCATCGTGCTCCTCAACAAGTGGGACGTCATTGACGAGAAACAGCGAGACTTTACTGAGGACTCCGTTGCGGACCGGCTCGCGTTCGTGTCGTGGGCACCCGTGCTGAGGCTATCTGCCAAGACCGGTTCGAGGATTCATCGTCTGCCAAAGGCCATCCGGATGGTATTGGAGAGCGCCAGATTCCGTGTGTCGACCGGCGAGATCAATCGCAAAATCCGCGAGTGGCAAGACATGCATTCACCGCCGGTGCGTAAAGGAAAGCGGCCAAGAATCATCTACTCCGTGCAGGCCGACGTGAGTCCGCCAACCTTCCTTCTCTACGTCCGCGGCGGCACCATTGGTGATGACTACTTGCGCTACATCGAGGGCAAGCTGAGAGCCACGTATGGGTTCGCAGGTACCCCAATCAGAGTTGTGGCCAAGCGCCGGGAAC
This window contains:
- the der gene encoding ribosome biogenesis GTPase Der gives rise to the protein MSRVPVVAIIGRPNVGKSTLVNRIVGRKEAVVDAQSGVTRDRREFDAEWSGVEFCLIDTGGWEARPDKGIPAGIKVQSEVALSLADMAIFVADATTDISDDDLGIARLLQKSGKPYILVANKVDSPKQEHTYDHLWGLGLGQPFPLSALHGRGTGDFLDAVLAEMPAVDGDDPERVPLASLAIMGRPNVGKSTLLNKLAGEDRAIVSEIPGTTRDPVNIVVDLDGEPFEVIDTAGIKRRTKITDDVEFYSTLRAREVLWQSDVALLLIDGTRGASHQEQRLAEEIVKSGTGLIVLLNKWDVIDEKQRDFTEDSVADRLAFVSWAPVLRLSAKTGSRIHRLPKAIRMVLESARFRVSTGEINRKIREWQDMHSPPVRKGKRPRIIYSVQADVSPPTFLLYVRGGTIGDDYLRYIEGKLRATYGFAGTPIRVVAKRRER